A segment of the Coccidioides posadasii str. Silveira chromosome 7, complete sequence genome:
TCACCACCGATCCGATGATACAGTTGAAACAGCCGACTTTTCCACAAAGCTTAATCGCTCCTTGAGAAAGATAGCTGATAGAATCGTCGTCACCACCACAGACAATGCACCCAATGGTGTCACCAAAATGGCATCCACGAATGCATACGCCACAAAATTGCATATTTCTCCCAGTATCATCAGCGTCATGCCAGCCCACCAGTAAAAATCTTGAGATATCCATAACCCTCCCCGGCCTCCTCATTGTATTTGACATTTGCCCTGAGTAAGCCGACCTTTTTCAGGACGAATGAGACGCCAATAAATAGGCCCGATGCCACGGCCAAGGAGATGCCAACGGCTTTGAAAACGGGTGGTCGACTCCCGACATCGCCTGCCAAACCCCCGGACCGCGCAGCCAGGGATATAGCATCCAACAGCTGCTCAGGCATCGTTGCGCTGGAATTTGGCGCCGGCGGCCTGATCGTAGGCCGTGGCGGCCGTTAGGACGCCGATATACGTTAGAGGGTTCGCCGTGTTCAAACGTTGGATAAGAGGGAGAAGGATAGATATCTCGTCTCAGACGGTGGCTTGTTGGGAGAAATTTTGCGGAGCAAGCAGATCGACAACCTAATCTCATCTCATAGCGGTAACATAAGAATCATATAACTCGTTCTACAGACATCGTGGCTGAAGCAGAAAAACGCTGCGTCCAGCGCTGTCAACATCAGAGAGTTTCTTAAGTAATccatcttatcttatctagGTGGCTGGTAGTGGGTCCGGTTGCTATTTTGGGGTGGCTAGGTAGCTCTAGACCACCAGCCACAAGCGCTTGGTCGGTGAAAacagaaaaacaaaagaaatgACCAACACGATATGAAAAGGAGGGAGATGATAATATCAAACTCAAGGATAGCGATTCGTACTAATCTCACTGCTAGTTATCAAATCCGACTTTCCCAGGGCTTCAAGCTCACAAGGGCAAAGAAGCCGCTGTCATGTCGGTCGTTTCAGACACCTGGGAAACACTGAATTGATTTTGTGCCTTGCGATGGGCCTTGGGAGACACCTAACTCATTGGGGCGCAAGGCATATCTTACTTCGCTCTACAGATACCAGCTGCTTAGCAGGTTCCGTTCATGATGTTGCCAGTGCTCTATGCTAATTTGTTGAGGTTCAACGCAAATAAAGGGAAAGGGTGTGCAACGACTGCGCTGACAATCCTTGATCTCCTGGCCCCTGGATTGGTCATGTATGCTGTAAAATCGCCCTAGAGAAATGGACATATATCAAACTGCACTGCAGCATCCTTCACAAGGTGTGACAAGAGTGTGGAAGTTCTCAGCTTGCACTCTGCTATCATGCTCGGCGTCGCATAATGAGTTCCCATGGTGATGTCGTCCTTTCACCCCCGCCTGCTTATGTCGTcaacttctttcattctcttttttctctcctGCTGTTTTCACTTTTCTAAGTTCTTTCATTCTGCTATGAGCTTGCATGGCAGAGGTTTCCTCATTGCTGCTTGCACATTTGTGATTTTCGTCTCATATACTGCCCTTGTTCAACTCCTGCACTTCAGCTGTTGACATTCTCTATTTCCTCCTGAGGTCCCGATCTTTAGGGCCTTTTTCACTTCATCCAGGTGAGTGAAGATGGATGATGAAACTGAACAAAAGCAAGCTCTTGCCAGGGACATCAACCATTTGGTGACTTTAGCAAGCACTACCAATGTGGAACCACTGAGTGAACGCCATCGGGCTTTTGCCAACTGTCCTGCCGACAAATTTGCAGAAAAGTTCACAGTCCAGGATGCCGTGGCAACAATTTACTGGATGGTCGTCCTGGAGAACTTTATGCAGTTGGTATCCAGCTTGACCAAGATCCCGATGCTTCGAAGCGCGCGGGGTCATATACATATCGACAAACCAGAAAGTCACAGCTTCCAAAACCATCTTTCTCGAGGATATTTGGAACCTCCTGCAAAAACGGGCTAAAGATTATGAGCTCTTCGACATTGAAAAGGAGGAATTTGAGCGTGAACACCCGAGGGAGAGCCGGATGCTCAAAAGGCCAGGCCACCCACCATGCCACAAGACACCTATCATAGTCTGATGCGACTTGTTTACCGTCAGTGTTTCAAGCGGTGGCTTAAGTGGATCCATCAGTCCTACGACGACATGTCGCGGTTTAAGGCTATCATGGTGGACACAGTCGGAGACGAGCTCGAGGACTTCAATCCAAAATTCCACTGGTGGCTTGAGCCTTTGACTTATCTTATCGAGCAATACGACTGGGTGTGCGATTCTGCGAACTTGTTGACCAAGCAAGGCCGTGACCCCGCAAGCATTGTGTTACACCCAGACTTTCCAGCCAAGATGGATCGCTTGGAATCTGCATATCGCGTTTTGAACAAGGGGACGACGCCTTGAAAATAATTGAAGACTGGGGCGCGATGATCCCTGACAAGGTATGTGGTGCTTCCAAGCAATGCGCAGGAAAGAGCCCAACAACTCACACTCCTCTCAATTCACAGAGGAGCCTATTCTCTCGCATCTCCGACACTTCGTCGAGCTCCATATTGCGATCAATACTCTGGAGCGCGTTGCTCAGTCTGGAAAGGCACCTCAGATTTTCAGCAACAAGTCTCTTGAAGTTGTGTACGTTGACGACTTCAACCCGCAGCCCATCCCAACCGCGCTGCCGATCGACACCAATGGCTGGGAGGCCGTCCTCACTCAGGGCCTTGCATACCGCAACTTCGCGATCAAGCCGGAATACGAAGCCGGTGTTCAAGCTCACTTCACTGCTCTGGGCGAAATATCATCCAAGCGAAACAACACTTGTCGGGTCACCCTGCACCCCCCATTCAGCTGCTCCAATTTTTCACGACCCATCGCATCCATCCACACCGTTTACATGTATCGGTTCCTCCCAGCCCATTTGCGCTGCATGTTCCGCCGTCTTCGCAGCCTGGAACACCCTCTACGAATATCCAAGCTTCATTTCGCGCCGGTCAAGCGGAATTTCCCGTTTCGTGGAACGTTCCAACTGAATGGGTCGGTGCAAGGGTTACTAGCGATGTTGAAATCCTAGACGCGATCTACAGAAAAATCGCGGAGAGATTTGGCAGTGCGCTGTTTGAGGCCGGCATGGCTCTTTGGGGGGAAGCAGGATCATCGGCTTCGGGAGAAGTTCTATATGACCGAGACGCGGGACAGGAGGGACACCGAGAAGTCGATGGACAAGAGGCACAGGAGATGAAGAATAGTCCGAATGAACAGGGTTGCCACCAAGTTCAAGAGTTCCTGGAATGCCAGCAATATAAAGGGGGAAACAAGGGCAACGCAGTCGAGAATCGCGCTTGTGACCAGCGGCAGGACTGCcaagaagagcaaatcaaTGGCCAGGAACATGAGGGACAGACTAGGGCGAAAGCGGAGAGGAACCAAAGAATTAATATGGATTCATCGAAGGACAACTTCTGAATATGCGCCGCAACGTCTGTTTGCGAGGTGCTTATTCTGAGAGTGATAAAAGTCTAAAACTCAAGGGCGCATATGCGAGGACTTTAGATATGGCGATTTCGAGACCTAGCAAGCACATGATCCGTTCGCCGGGATAACAAAAGAgccattaaaaaaaaaggagcaaaaCACTGacgaaagagaaaaaaaaggggggaatGCTTAACATAGATCTGTACAATTTGAGCTTCATTAGGGAGTTCTGAAATTTGAACAGACGAAATTAGCATTATGCAACATAACTCCATAATACCCCAGAGCGCACAGCATGCTCATCTTTTCGAAAGCATTATGGCCTCCCCcgtaaaaaggaaaaaaaaaaaaaaaaaaaagaaaaaaggcaaaaagaaTGAAAAAGGGAATAAAGCCAAAACATCCCATGCTATTCATGCTGTAAAACAAAAATTCATAATATTCCACCTGAAATCAGAAGGAAAGGAGCCATTGCAAGGTGCTAACTCGGTATTTACAACATAAACACTTTGTGTCTTCATGACATTAAACAACCCTGAGTACTGCGTAGGTGGAAAACCAAAAAGAAGTGAAACTATAAAACCGTAGAAAGTCATTAACCTCGTGAATTAGACGTTGGCTTGCGAAACTTATTCACCGGCGGAGGCGGCCCATCGTCGGGTACGGTGGCTTCCATTTATTCGAGTTAGGAGCCGTCGTGCCGATTGGTCTGCTTGCGCCTTGTGTTGGTGAAGGCATAGAGATAATCACGTTCTCGATATATCGTTATTAGGCGTGGTATTATTGACAGTATTTACTGGCCTTGCTGCTTGTGGCATTGGCGTCTTCGGCGGGCGTGGTGGAGCAGCGTCGGAGATAAAGGTATCGCTGCTTACGCGTGGAGAGCTTGTGTGAGATTGATCCATGCTATGTCTACTGCCTGGTGGTGAGACGCTAATGTGGGAGAGGCGCGAGGGATTTTTGGGCTGGCTCGGAGGTGCTGTGAACTGTGAAATGGGAGTTGGATCCGCAGGGAGTTCTATCGCCGGGAGTTCGTAGACCGGCTGTGTATGAGAAGGGTGAGAAGGCCGACGCAACGTTGTGGGTGACTGATTCGGGGAAATTTGCGGAGGATGGGATGGAATTGGAGGAATCGGTCGCTGGGGcggtggtggaggaggaggtaaAGGACGCATCATCAAGGTAGTTTCGCGGGCTTCTGCTGCGGCGATTGCAGCTGCATGGGCCTCAATGCGACGGTGTGTTCGATGTATTCTGGCTAATTTGACCGCTGCATCATGGGTCATCCTCTGAACTTCGTTCTTCGCCAGGTATATTCGCGTATTGGTGCTGATTTCTGCCAGGCGATTCCACTCATTCATTCCGTATTCTCCAACACCGATCTCGACATTTAGACGGCAGTAGTTTTCTTTCGGTACATTTCTTTTCGCGAGATGCTCTTTTAGCATGTATGGTGGATCGTCTCACATCCTTCGATTTTGGAAATCAGGTTTCGCCGCGCTTCTGCAAACTCTACGAAGACATCTTTCCACCACTCATGCGTCCTATTACTTGTCCCGGAAGGCCGTTTGCCCGTACCAACGCTCACAAAAATGCCGACGTCTCGTCCCGGCCATTCATTGACAGTTGCTTCGTCGAGTATTTGCGGGGATGGGTTGAATTTTCCGCCTCCTTCATCAAGGAAGACCTGCTGTCCTATCTGAATAGGTTTGAAATGATGAAGCATTGCGCCCGTCGCACGCCCTGCTTGCCATA
Coding sequences within it:
- a CDS encoding uncharacterized protein (EggNog:ENOG410PJWY~COG:S), giving the protein MTHDAAVKLARIHRTHRRIEAHAAAIAAAEARETTLMMRPLPPPPPPPQRPIPPIPSHPPQISPNQSPTTLRRPSHPSHTQPVYELPAIELPADPTPISQFTAPPSQPKNPSRLSHISVSPPGSRHSMDQSHTSSPRVSSDTFISDAAPPRPPKTPMPQAARPVNTVNNTTPNNDISRT
- a CDS encoding uncharacterized protein (EggNog:ENOG410Q5BS) — encoded protein: MRRKEPNNSHSSQFTEEPILSHLRHFVELHIAINTLERVAQSGKAPQIFSNKSLEVVYVDDFNPQPIPTALPIDTNGWEAVLTQGLAYRNFAIKPEYEAGLLQFFTTHRIHPHRLHVSVPPSPFALHVPPSSQPGTPSTNIQASFRAGQAEFPVSWNVPTEWVGARVTSDVEILDAIYRKIAERFGSALFEAGMALWGEAGSSASGEVLYDRDAGQEGHREVDGQEAQEMKNSPNEQGCHQVQEFLECQQYKGGNKGNAVENRACDQRQDCQEEQINGQEHEGQTRAKAERNQRINMDSSKDNF
- a CDS encoding uncharacterized protein (EggNog:ENOG410PIYM~COG:S~TransMembrane:1 (o28-50i)); the encoded protein is MPEQLLDAISLAARSGGLAGDVGSRPPVFKAVGISLAVASGLFIGVSFVLKKVGLLRANVKYNEEAGEGYGYLKIFTGGLA
- a CDS encoding uncharacterized protein (EggNog:ENOG410Q5BS), which produces MDDETEQKQALARDINHLVTLASTTNVEPLSERHRAFANCPADKFAEKFTVQDAVATIYWMVVLENFMQLKVTASKTIFLEDIWNLLQKRAKDYELFDIEKEEFEREHPRESRMLKRPGHPPCHKTPIISYDDMSRFKAIMVDTVGDELEDFNPKFHWWLEPLTYLIEQYDWVCDSANLLTKQGRDPASIVLHPDFPAKMDRLESAYRVLNKGTTP